A portion of the Acidisarcina polymorpha genome contains these proteins:
- a CDS encoding S41 family peptidase, with protein MSAKEDFVMPFKDNKRAVLVGETSAGSSGQPITFHFNADQSVAVSAKTVYFPNGSLFERVGITPDVEASPSLEDLKAGRDTILDRAIALARTAKP; from the coding sequence ATCTCAGCAAAGGAAGATTTCGTAATGCCGTTTAAGGATAATAAAAGAGCGGTCTTGGTGGGCGAAACGAGCGCGGGTTCTAGTGGACAACCGATCACATTTCACTTTAATGCTGATCAGAGTGTTGCAGTTTCCGCGAAGACGGTCTATTTCCCTAATGGCTCACTGTTCGAGAGAGTTGGTATAACCCCGGATGTTGAAGCTTCTCCGAGTCTGGAAGATTTGAAAGCAGGTCGTGACACCATCTTGGACCGAGCGATTGCTTTAGCTAGAACGGCCAAACCATGA
- a CDS encoding SDR family NAD(P)-dependent oxidoreductase: MNTARLQKRYGPWAVITGSSDGIGKAFAKQLAAAKLNVVLIARRAAVLEQVAEDLRKEYSVDVRVVGADLSKAEGLLAVDEQTRDLDVGLFVASAGFGTSGPVLQADLDVEHEMLEVNCFALLHGCVVFGNRLRQRRAPGGLILMSSLVGWQGTPLSANYAATKAYVQSLAESLRIELKPAGIDVLASAPGPVHSGFAARADMVMSAAVTPEAVAKATLAALGRRATVIPGALSKVLTWSLLPLPRAIRAQIMGKVMGGMTKHQQPQAAK; encoded by the coding sequence GTGAATACAGCAAGGTTGCAGAAGCGTTACGGACCGTGGGCAGTGATCACCGGCAGTTCGGACGGAATCGGGAAGGCATTCGCTAAGCAACTCGCCGCAGCGAAGTTGAACGTAGTTCTCATCGCACGTAGGGCGGCAGTGCTCGAACAGGTGGCCGAAGACCTTAGAAAGGAATACAGTGTCGACGTTCGCGTGGTCGGCGCCGATCTTTCCAAAGCAGAAGGCCTCCTCGCAGTCGATGAGCAGACGCGGGATCTAGACGTAGGGCTTTTTGTCGCTTCTGCAGGCTTTGGAACTTCTGGTCCCGTTCTTCAAGCAGACCTGGACGTCGAACACGAGATGCTCGAAGTGAACTGCTTCGCGCTGCTGCACGGTTGCGTAGTGTTCGGCAATCGACTCCGTCAGCGTCGAGCGCCCGGCGGTCTGATACTCATGTCCTCGCTTGTCGGTTGGCAGGGGACACCTCTGTCGGCGAACTACGCAGCGACCAAGGCCTATGTTCAATCGTTAGCTGAATCGTTGCGCATCGAATTGAAACCTGCGGGAATCGATGTGCTCGCGTCAGCGCCCGGACCAGTGCATAGCGGATTTGCTGCGCGCGCCGACATGGTGATGAGCGCGGCTGTCACGCCCGAGGCTGTCGCGAAAGCAACTTTAGCTGCACTGGGAAGACGAGCGACGGTGATCCCCGGCGCCTTGAGCAAAGTACTTACTTGGTCTTTGCTGCCTCTTCCGCGGGCCATACGCGCTCAGATCATGGGCAAAGTTATGGGCGGTATGACGAAGCATCAACAGCCTCAGGCGGCCAAGTGA
- a CDS encoding DinB family protein produces MNSAAYNPPTVRHALLSWGLKRLSRKREKMFAEFEGWNPDWLSYKPSEHGWSVLQVLDHLARSEGAVRILGEQQTERADSRIHLVERLRLLRFKLLLRLPVKISVPRSLAIVSPETPESLEAVTAFWRNEHALLEEFVAIACPASLGTSVLRHPAVGRVSLSGVSGFLLAHLAHHQYQLWRVRFIVSEVFL; encoded by the coding sequence GTGAATTCCGCCGCTTATAACCCGCCGACCGTTCGCCACGCTCTGCTGAGTTGGGGGTTGAAGCGGCTCTCCCGAAAGCGCGAGAAGATGTTCGCGGAGTTCGAAGGGTGGAACCCTGATTGGCTTTCTTACAAGCCTTCTGAGCACGGCTGGTCTGTGCTCCAAGTGCTGGACCATCTTGCTCGATCAGAGGGCGCGGTTCGTATCCTTGGCGAGCAACAGACGGAGAGAGCGGATAGCCGAATACATCTGGTGGAACGTCTTCGCTTACTGCGATTCAAGCTTCTCCTGCGCCTCCCTGTGAAGATCAGCGTTCCGAGAAGTCTAGCCATTGTCTCTCCCGAGACGCCTGAATCTCTGGAAGCTGTAACGGCTTTCTGGCGAAATGAACACGCCCTGCTTGAGGAGTTCGTCGCTATTGCGTGCCCTGCAAGCTTAGGGACTTCGGTTCTGCGACATCCCGCTGTCGGAAGGGTGAGCCTTAGCGGCGTGTCCGGCTTCCTCCTGGCTCATTTGGCTCACCACCAATATCAACTCTGGAGAGTTCGCTTCATTGTGTCGGAGGTCTTCCTGTAG
- a CDS encoding TetR/AcrR family transcriptional regulator has protein sequence MRYDLSHKEASRQRIVEAASQRFRLNGAEAVRIADVMQMTGMTVGGFYKHFESKDDLLETAVSAALETVSARITTQVAGLGRSEALRAVISFYLSEEHVKHPELGCALAALGTEVAHFPPRVRREVSKALDAYADRLAFLMPGDTPAAQRGAFLILFPSMAGCVMTARAHKGSSTRAEILAGARSFFISAFCSPATKGPSQ, from the coding sequence ATGAGGTATGACCTAAGCCACAAAGAAGCGAGCCGGCAACGCATCGTCGAAGCGGCCTCCCAGCGCTTTCGCCTGAATGGGGCAGAAGCTGTTCGGATCGCGGATGTCATGCAAATGACAGGCATGACCGTTGGTGGCTTCTACAAGCATTTCGAGAGCAAAGACGACCTGCTCGAAACCGCAGTTTCGGCAGCGCTTGAAACCGTTTCGGCGCGAATCACAACTCAGGTTGCGGGGCTCGGTCGATCGGAAGCTTTGCGAGCAGTGATCTCTTTTTACCTGAGTGAAGAGCATGTCAAGCATCCCGAGCTGGGGTGTGCGCTCGCGGCGTTGGGTACGGAGGTAGCCCACTTTCCGCCAAGGGTTCGCCGCGAGGTCAGCAAAGCACTCGACGCATACGCGGACCGACTCGCGTTCCTTATGCCCGGCGACACACCTGCTGCTCAAAGAGGTGCCTTCCTGATTCTGTTTCCTTCAATGGCCGGTTGCGTGATGACCGCACGCGCTCACAAAGGTTCGAGCACAAGAGCAGAGATCCTCGCGGGTGCCCGTTCGTTCTTCATATCAGCTTTCTGCTCTCCCGCAACGAAAGGACCCTCCCAGTGA